The genomic stretch CTCTCTCGGCCGTGGGCGCGCTCCTCATCGCGGGCCCGATCCGCAGGCGCACCATGTCCGGCGCCGGTCAACGTATTTCCGCACCTCAAGACTTGGAGCAGCCATGTCGGCCTTCGTACTGATCCATGCTTTCGGATCGGGGCCCCGCGCCTGGCAACCCCAGATCGACGCCCTCGGCGCCGAGCATCGGGTCATCGCCCCCGAACTGCCCGGCCACGGCGACACTCCCGGCCCACTGACCCTTGACCGCGCCACCGCCGCCATCAGTGAGGTGATCAACGAGCAGCCCGAGCCCGTGCATCTGGTCGGCATCTCCGGCGGCGGCACCATCGCCCTGCTGACGGCACTGGCCGTCCAAAAACGGCTGGCCGGGCTGATCGTCTCCGGAGCCTCCGCCAGGCCGTCCAGTGCGGACGCGGTGCAGCGGGCCATCATGGGGCTGCTGCCCGCCGACGTGCTCGTCGGGATGTTCAAGGGCATGTATTCGGGCGGCCGCCCTGAGTGCGTGGCCACCGCCGTGGACGACCTGCGCCGGGCCGGCAAGCAGACCCTGCTGGCCGGGCTGCGCGAGCTGGGCGGCCTCGACCTGCTGCCCCGGCTGGG from Nonomuraea polychroma encodes the following:
- a CDS encoding alpha/beta fold hydrolase → MSAFVLIHAFGSGPRAWQPQIDALGAEHRVIAPELPGHGDTPGPLTLDRATAAISEVINEQPEPVHLVGISGGGTIALLTALAVQKRLAGLIVSGASARPSSADAVQRAIMGLLPADVLVGMFKGMYSGGRPECVATAVDDLRRAGKQTLLAGLRELGGLDLLPRLGEIGVPTLVLSGEKDRPNIAHARRIAAAVPGAELRLVPDAGHLWNLEHPGLFSRTLTDFAAGLT